In the Spartinivicinus ruber genome, CATGCTGGCACAAATGTATATTCTGGAAGCCCTCAAAAATCCGGCGAATGATGTACAAGACTTTACGCCTAAGCGTTGCCAGGTGATGGCGGGTGAACAGGGGTTTATTGCCGTATTAACCGGACAATGGGAGGAAAAAAATACAACGTTAGAAGTAGTAATTGAATGATTATTCCTGGTCAAAATCAGCTGTCATTACCTGAAGCACTGCAAGTGCCGGACTATGAACAGCTGCTAACGCAATTAAAACAAACAACTATTCGCGAAGTGGCTAAACAAGATAAAACCCAGGCGGATGCTTTAGCCGTCACCTTTGAAAATAACGCTGAAATTCTCACCAAAATGCTACAAAGTCAGGTGTATGTGTTACAGCAACACATTCGCCATATA is a window encoding:
- a CDS encoding phage baseplate protein is translated as MIGIDRVTGKTITGETQLISRIQQVITTPIGGRLKRRAFGSRVPELMGQLQTPQNAMLAQMYILEALKNPANDVQDFTPKRCQVMAGEQGFIAVLTGQWEEKNTTLEVVIE